The Streptomyces sp. CC0208 genome window below encodes:
- a CDS encoding sugar ABC transporter substrate-binding protein, whose amino-acid sequence MGERRRRRRLAAAATVGGLMFATAACGSGSDSAGSSDPNTLEVWTRSNPDSAATYDRVFAAFTRKTGIKIDYQPVVNFDQQLQSRASTKDLPDVMINDTALMGSYQSQGLLKPIDPASIAGGDQITPKSWSSTVGVDGKHYGIPYSRQAQTLMIRKDWLRKLGLKAPTTWQEMLSVAKAFVTRDPDGDGKADTYGIVAPASAQNGYAAWWGASFLWQGGAQIIQSAGNGKYTPAMDSAAAVHAVTWMKDNLFCGEKGVVQPGAITAVTGTATNFQDGNAGMYMTGPYNITTFDATPGKDTYEVVPAPAGPAGGDALADGEDVYLGAKTGKDRQERALAAFLISTEGQKIAMTSVDGHQPVVRIPVNSTLDAAKVRNDVRWSVVQKAYEDASEQFPNAPDFAPIKQDTADSLNSIFTYCGGDVRSRLKELNDTLAGDLKDQDLLK is encoded by the coding sequence ATGGGCGAACGCCGACGACGACGCCGCCTGGCCGCCGCAGCCACCGTCGGGGGACTGATGTTCGCAACGGCCGCCTGTGGTTCCGGGTCCGACAGTGCGGGCAGCAGCGATCCGAACACGCTGGAGGTCTGGACCCGGAGCAATCCGGACTCGGCCGCCACCTACGACCGGGTCTTCGCCGCCTTCACCAGGAAGACCGGCATCAAGATCGACTACCAGCCGGTCGTCAACTTCGACCAGCAGCTCCAGAGCCGCGCGTCCACCAAGGACCTGCCGGACGTCATGATCAACGACACGGCTCTCATGGGCAGTTACCAGAGTCAGGGTCTGCTCAAGCCCATCGACCCCGCGTCGATCGCGGGCGGCGACCAGATCACCCCCAAGTCCTGGTCCTCCACGGTGGGCGTCGACGGAAAGCACTACGGCATCCCCTACTCCCGTCAGGCCCAGACCCTGATGATCCGCAAGGACTGGCTGAGGAAGCTCGGGCTGAAGGCGCCGACGACCTGGCAGGAGATGCTCTCCGTCGCCAAGGCCTTCGTCACCCGGGACCCGGACGGCGACGGCAAGGCCGACACCTACGGCATCGTCGCGCCGGCCAGCGCCCAGAACGGTTATGCCGCTTGGTGGGGCGCGAGCTTCCTGTGGCAGGGCGGAGCCCAGATCATCCAGTCGGCCGGCAACGGCAAGTACACCCCGGCCATGGACTCGGCCGCCGCGGTGCACGCCGTGACCTGGATGAAGGACAACCTCTTCTGCGGCGAGAAGGGTGTCGTCCAGCCCGGCGCGATCACCGCCGTCACGGGGACGGCCACCAACTTCCAGGACGGCAACGCCGGGATGTACATGACCGGCCCGTACAACATCACCACCTTCGACGCCACGCCCGGCAAGGACACGTACGAGGTCGTCCCCGCCCCCGCGGGCCCGGCCGGCGGTGATGCGCTGGCCGACGGCGAGGACGTCTACCTCGGCGCCAAGACCGGCAAGGACCGCCAGGAACGGGCGCTGGCCGCGTTCCTGATCTCGACCGAGGGCCAGAAGATCGCCATGACCAGCGTCGACGGCCACCAACCCGTCGTCCGCATCCCCGTCAACTCCACGCTGGACGCGGCGAAGGTCAGGAACGACGTCCGCTGGAGCGTCGTACAGAAGGCCTACGAGGACGCCTCCGAGCAGTTCCCGAACGCGCCGGACTTCGCCCCGATCAAGCAGGACACCGCCGACTCACTGAACTCGATCTTCACGTACTGCGGCGGTGACGTCCGCTCCCGGCTCAAGGAGCTCAACGACACGCTCGCCGGTGACCTCAAGGACCAGGACCTGCTGAAATGA
- a CDS encoding fructosamine kinase family protein has translation MYDDGEGPGAAAARLTGRTATDERPLSGALAEVALDDGRAVMVKRAHSAEEARAEAAGLRWLTEAGTVRVPTGHGQDGPWLVTDLIARGRPSRETALDLGRALAGLHLAGAPAFGSAPPGGPREAYIGRAPMHNVEGAEWPQWYAEHRVLPYLRRAVDDGTITLSEAEVIERLCARLPDLAGPAEPPARLHGDLWNGNVLWGADGHAWLIDPAAHGGHRETDLAMLHLFGCPHLDEVLRGYESAAPLADGWSDRIGLHQLFPLLVHAVLFGRGYAEQALSTAKAALER, from the coding sequence GTGTACGACGACGGCGAGGGCCCGGGTGCGGCGGCCGCGCGGCTCACCGGCCGCACGGCGACGGACGAGCGGCCGTTGTCCGGCGCGCTCGCCGAGGTGGCCCTCGACGACGGCCGCGCGGTGATGGTGAAGCGCGCCCACAGCGCCGAGGAGGCCCGGGCGGAGGCCGCGGGCCTGCGCTGGCTGACCGAGGCCGGCACGGTCCGGGTGCCGACCGGGCACGGCCAGGACGGCCCCTGGCTGGTGACCGACCTGATCGCGAGGGGACGGCCGAGCCGGGAGACGGCACTGGATCTGGGCCGGGCGCTGGCCGGGCTGCACCTCGCCGGGGCGCCCGCCTTCGGCTCGGCGCCGCCCGGCGGTCCCCGGGAGGCGTACATCGGGCGGGCGCCGATGCACAACGTCGAAGGCGCCGAGTGGCCGCAGTGGTACGCCGAGCACCGGGTGCTTCCGTACCTGCGGCGCGCGGTGGACGACGGCACGATCACACTCTCGGAGGCCGAGGTGATCGAGCGGCTCTGCGCCCGGCTGCCCGACCTCGCGGGCCCAGCCGAGCCTCCGGCTCGGCTGCACGGCGACCTGTGGAACGGCAACGTGCTGTGGGGCGCCGACGGCCACGCCTGGCTCATCGACCCGGCCGCGCACGGCGGCCACCGAGAGACCGACCTCGCGATGCTCCACCTCTTCGGCTGCCCGCACCTGGACGAGGTGCTGCGCGGCTACGAGAGCGCGGCGCCGCTCGCCGACGGCTGGTCCGACCGCATCGGGCTGCACCAGCTGTTCCCGCTGCTGGTGCACGCTGTGCTGTTCGGGCGGGGGTACGCGGAACAGGCGCTCAGCACGGCGAAGGCGGCCCTGGAACGGTGA
- a CDS encoding TerD family protein: MVHRLDSLVIRHALRLPAPAGPAGEGDVAARQFDAALMSVGFKLSADALRTLSGLSGSTVVDTAVRTLATVREMAGDHVRHNVYFKDFPANVPDTFEFWMRCVREALEDGKARSGVLAQLRNGVVNLLTLPSYGTYRHTYDEMLAAHDELTAAVGDRLTVLHLGASLEDEVSALYLALAGSTTPLGDEHLADLKVLAGHCADGPQPETIPVRENRAVVNEARMKAGSGLLLDTVTDVLRLACALSGGDVSLQEPTRFRKLSRPVRRALLAGLDEVVARTPAKLADVLAHREAFKRLGERLHPHEYPQWPRAAEVFAVARGEQKAYTFDARVEALLGADDVTGAAELLRSAPGRLFRALDRLLRTARTQQERDAVVAVVEEVTPEVSGRVVLSVREYLHNRAAESGRKRVFVNRLGRAHVADDTRGVVPEAERERLIAALDAEIGRRLPSPERLLVDPDVLDVALPLSGRATSAGLGVLPRGSVSPVDGELLRFFVYWKQTQRVTDYDLSALLLDADYETVSWLSYTNLREVEGEHSGDITNAPDGASEFINLRLGAVRGTYIVPQVNIYSGEKFEEAEESFFGFMLREGEQRGRPFEARTVRMKSELRGPGRVALPLAFRRAQDGSWHAKWLHLYLKGQPAYNRVEDNQVSVATLVRGIVEREQLTVGYLTSLMANGGTDVATWDAGSVPDGPVTYIGLERPEGLHPDSVVITPENLRDLIPE; encoded by the coding sequence ATGGTCCACCGTCTCGATTCCCTGGTCATTCGGCATGCCCTCCGGCTGCCCGCTCCCGCGGGCCCCGCCGGTGAGGGTGACGTCGCCGCGCGGCAGTTCGACGCCGCGCTGATGTCCGTCGGCTTCAAGCTGTCGGCGGACGCGCTGAGGACGTTGTCGGGGCTGTCCGGGAGCACGGTCGTCGACACCGCCGTGCGCACGCTCGCCACCGTCCGCGAGATGGCCGGCGACCATGTGCGGCACAACGTCTACTTCAAGGACTTCCCGGCCAACGTCCCGGACACCTTCGAGTTCTGGATGCGCTGCGTCCGCGAGGCCCTGGAGGACGGCAAGGCCCGCTCCGGCGTCCTCGCCCAGCTGCGCAACGGCGTGGTCAACCTGCTCACCCTGCCGTCGTACGGCACCTACCGGCACACGTACGACGAGATGCTCGCGGCGCACGACGAGCTGACGGCAGCGGTCGGCGACCGGCTCACCGTCCTGCACCTGGGCGCATCCCTGGAAGACGAGGTCAGCGCCCTGTACCTGGCGCTGGCCGGCAGCACCACGCCGCTCGGGGACGAGCATCTGGCCGATCTCAAGGTGCTCGCCGGGCACTGCGCGGACGGTCCCCAGCCCGAGACGATCCCGGTGCGGGAGAACCGTGCCGTCGTCAACGAGGCCCGGATGAAGGCGGGTTCGGGCCTGCTGCTGGACACCGTGACCGATGTGCTGCGGCTGGCCTGCGCGTTGTCGGGCGGGGATGTGAGCCTTCAGGAACCGACCCGGTTCCGCAAGCTGTCCCGCCCGGTCCGCCGCGCCCTGCTCGCGGGGCTGGACGAGGTCGTCGCCCGGACTCCCGCCAAACTCGCCGACGTCCTCGCACACCGCGAGGCGTTCAAGCGGCTCGGCGAGCGTCTGCACCCGCACGAGTACCCCCAGTGGCCGCGCGCCGCCGAGGTGTTCGCCGTCGCCCGGGGCGAGCAGAAGGCGTACACCTTCGACGCCCGAGTGGAGGCGCTGCTCGGCGCGGACGACGTCACCGGAGCGGCGGAGCTGCTCAGGTCCGCGCCCGGCAGGCTGTTCCGTGCGCTGGACCGGCTGCTGCGCACCGCGCGCACGCAGCAGGAGCGGGACGCCGTGGTGGCCGTCGTCGAGGAGGTCACTCCCGAGGTCTCCGGACGGGTCGTCCTGTCGGTGCGTGAGTACCTGCACAACCGGGCCGCTGAGTCGGGCCGGAAGCGGGTGTTCGTCAACCGTCTCGGCCGCGCGCACGTCGCCGACGACACACGTGGGGTCGTGCCGGAGGCGGAACGGGAACGTCTGATCGCCGCTCTGGACGCGGAGATCGGCCGTCGACTCCCGTCCCCGGAGCGGCTGTTGGTCGACCCCGACGTCCTCGACGTGGCGCTTCCGCTCAGCGGGCGGGCGACCTCGGCCGGACTCGGGGTGCTGCCCCGCGGCTCGGTCTCGCCGGTCGACGGGGAGCTGCTGCGGTTCTTCGTGTACTGGAAGCAGACGCAGCGGGTCACCGACTACGACCTGTCGGCGCTGCTGCTGGACGCGGACTACGAGACGGTGTCCTGGCTGTCGTACACCAATCTCCGCGAGGTGGAGGGCGAGCACTCGGGTGACATCACCAACGCCCCGGACGGTGCCTCGGAGTTCATCAACCTGCGGCTCGGGGCGGTGCGGGGTACGTACATCGTGCCGCAGGTGAACATCTACTCCGGGGAGAAGTTCGAGGAGGCCGAGGAGTCGTTCTTCGGGTTCATGCTGCGCGAGGGCGAGCAGCGGGGCCGCCCCTTCGAGGCGCGTACCGTGCGGATGAAGTCGGAGCTGCGCGGTCCCGGCCGGGTGGCGCTGCCGCTGGCGTTCCGGCGTGCGCAGGACGGGAGTTGGCACGCCAAGTGGCTGCACCTGTACCTGAAGGGGCAGCCGGCGTACAACCGCGTGGAGGACAACCAGGTATCGGTCGCGACGCTGGTGCGCGGCATCGTCGAGCGCGAACAGCTCACGGTCGGGTATCTGACCTCGCTGATGGCGAACGGCGGTACCGACGTGGCGACTTGGGACGCCGGGTCGGTGCCGGACGGCCCCGTGACCTACATCGGCCTGGAGCGGCCCGAGGGGCTGCACCCGGACTCGGTCGTCATCACCCCGGAAAACCTGCGCGACTTGATCCCCGAGTGA
- a CDS encoding DUF5997 family protein — protein sequence MTSHQNTQTMKPATAAKKLGVYLPATPAEFQEGVVTRAELNELQANPPQWLQDLRRNGPHPRPVVAARLGVSIAGLARGGVTEPLTTEQIEALRDESPEWLEKERATQAEVRKEAARIKEKKQDGES from the coding sequence ATGACGTCGCACCAGAACACCCAGACGATGAAGCCCGCGACCGCGGCGAAGAAGCTGGGTGTGTACCTCCCCGCCACCCCCGCAGAGTTCCAGGAGGGTGTCGTCACGCGCGCCGAGCTGAACGAGCTCCAGGCGAACCCGCCCCAGTGGTTGCAGGACCTGCGACGCAACGGCCCGCACCCCCGTCCGGTCGTCGCGGCCCGGCTGGGCGTCTCCATCGCCGGTCTCGCGCGCGGCGGGGTCACCGAGCCGCTCACCACCGAGCAGATCGAGGCGCTGCGGGACGAGAGTCCCGAGTGGCTGGAGAAGGAGCGCGCCACCCAGGCGGAGGTCCGCAAGGAGGCGGCGCGCATCAAGGAGAAGAAGCAGGACGGGGAGTCCTGA
- a CDS encoding LysR substrate-binding domain-containing protein, whose amino-acid sequence MTDSPEPPSFRLAYVPGVTPAKWVRIWNERLPDIRLELVQVAPAEASDVLRDGGADAGLVRLPVDRTVFSAIPLYTETSVVVVPKDHVVTAVEEVTVEDLADEVVLHPLDDVIGWDRPPGEPAFERPATTADAIELVAANIGVLVVPQSLARLHHRRDLTYRPLTDAPQSEIALAWREDATTDMVEDFIGIVRGRTVNSSRGRTQPEPERGQRPEKGGGRKPAGAGKGTARGSSGAGKGSRGGSGRSGGSGGSGGSKGAGARRGKPRRRG is encoded by the coding sequence GTGACAGACTCGCCAGAACCCCCTTCCTTCCGGCTCGCGTACGTCCCCGGGGTGACGCCCGCCAAGTGGGTGCGGATCTGGAACGAGCGCCTCCCCGACATCCGCCTGGAGCTCGTCCAGGTGGCTCCCGCGGAGGCCTCCGACGTGTTGCGCGACGGCGGAGCGGACGCCGGTCTCGTTCGGCTGCCGGTCGACCGTACGGTGTTCAGCGCGATCCCCCTCTACACCGAGACCTCGGTCGTCGTGGTCCCCAAGGACCACGTGGTGACCGCGGTGGAGGAAGTGACCGTGGAGGACCTGGCGGACGAGGTCGTCCTCCACCCCCTCGACGACGTCATCGGCTGGGACCGGCCGCCCGGTGAACCGGCCTTCGAACGCCCGGCCACCACGGCGGACGCGATCGAGCTCGTGGCGGCGAACATCGGCGTGCTCGTCGTCCCCCAGTCCCTGGCCCGGCTCCACCACCGCCGCGACCTCACCTACCGCCCGCTCACCGACGCCCCGCAGTCCGAGATCGCCCTGGCCTGGCGAGAGGACGCGACGACGGACATGGTCGAGGACTTCATCGGCATCGTCCGGGGGCGGACGGTCAACAGCTCGCGGGGCCGCACCCAGCCCGAGCCGGAGCGCGGCCAACGGCCCGAGAAGGGTGGCGGACGCAAGCCGGCGGGCGCGGGGAAGGGCACCGCGCGGGGATCTTCCGGCGCGGGCAAGGGGTCCCGTGGAGGCTCCGGCCGGTCCGGTGGGTCCGGTGGGTCCGGTGGCTCCAAGGGCGCGGGGGCTCGACGGGGCAAGCCCAGGCGCAGGGGGTAG
- a CDS encoding GDSL-type esterase/lipase family protein, which translates to MHDWITTPVTADLLRGALDVEHTERGVLPHRLPARARAQNTDDQLAMAESQPSGVRLAFRTRATAVELDTLPTKRAYVGAPPRPDGVYDLVVDGRPAGQGSVRDGNVITVDMTAGTSEARPGPPGTVRFDGLSGEIKDVEIWLPHNETTELIALRTDAPVEPAPRGDRRVWLHHGSSISHGSDAASPTGIWPAVAATLGGVELINLGLAGSALLDPFTARALRDSPADLISVKIGINIVNHDLMRLRAFGPAVHGFLDTIREGRPDTPLLVVSPILCPMHEDTPGPCFPDVGELGEGRLRFRTLGDPAERASGKLTLQVIREELARIVKQRAAEDPHLHYLDGRELYGEDDSAELPLPDDLHPDAATHRRMGERFARIAFGTDGVFADGSGDTDGSSG; encoded by the coding sequence ATGCACGACTGGATCACCACCCCCGTCACCGCCGACCTGCTGCGCGGCGCCCTCGACGTGGAACACACCGAGCGCGGGGTGCTGCCGCACCGGCTGCCGGCCCGGGCCCGCGCCCAGAACACCGACGACCAGCTCGCCATGGCCGAGTCCCAGCCCTCCGGCGTACGGCTGGCCTTCCGCACCCGGGCCACCGCGGTGGAGCTGGACACCCTGCCGACCAAGCGGGCCTATGTCGGCGCGCCGCCCCGGCCCGACGGGGTGTACGACCTGGTCGTCGACGGCCGGCCGGCCGGGCAGGGCAGTGTGCGCGACGGCAACGTCATCACCGTCGACATGACCGCGGGGACGTCCGAGGCCCGGCCCGGACCGCCCGGGACCGTCCGTTTCGACGGGCTGTCCGGCGAGATCAAGGACGTCGAGATCTGGCTGCCGCACAACGAGACCACCGAGCTGATCGCCCTGCGCACCGACGCGCCCGTCGAGCCCGCGCCCCGCGGTGACCGCCGGGTCTGGCTGCACCACGGCAGCTCCATCAGTCACGGCTCCGACGCGGCGAGCCCGACGGGCATCTGGCCCGCGGTCGCCGCGACACTGGGCGGAGTGGAGCTGATCAACCTGGGCCTCGCCGGGAGCGCGCTCCTCGACCCGTTCACCGCCCGGGCCCTGCGGGACTCCCCCGCCGACCTCATCAGCGTCAAGATCGGCATCAACATCGTCAACCATGACCTGATGCGGCTGCGCGCCTTCGGTCCGGCCGTCCACGGATTCCTCGACACGATCCGCGAGGGCCGTCCGGACACGCCCCTGCTGGTCGTCTCGCCCATCCTGTGCCCGATGCACGAGGACACTCCGGGTCCCTGCTTCCCGGACGTCGGCGAGCTCGGAGAGGGCCGCCTGCGGTTCAGGACACTGGGCGACCCGGCGGAACGCGCGAGCGGGAAGCTGACCCTTCAGGTGATCCGGGAGGAACTGGCCAGGATCGTGAAGCAGCGGGCCGCCGAGGATCCGCACCTGCACTACCTCGACGGGCGTGAGCTGTACGGCGAGGACGACTCGGCGGAGCTGCCGCTGCCGGACGACCTGCATCCGGACGCGGCGACGCATCGACGGATGGGGGAACGGTTCGCGAGGATCGCTTTCGGAACCGATGGCGTGTTCGCCGACGGCTCCGGCGACACCGACGGCTCCAGCGGCTGA